The Dyadobacter sandarakinus DNA window TTTACCTGTCGAAAAGCTGCGTGCACTCATGAACGAAGCGCAGGAGCTGGTAAAAATTCTGTCCAGAGCCCGAAAGAACACAAGATGAAACCTTCAATTATTCACTCATTCAACATTCAGTCATTCAATCATTGATTCATTCAATCATTACAATATGAAAACCATAAAAGGACCCGGAATATTTCTGGCGCAGTTTCTTGGCGACGAGGCGCCGTTTAATTCATTGGATACTATTGCCGATTACATGGCCGGATTAGGCTACAAGGGTGTTCAGCTTCCGATCTGGGACCCGCGGGTAATTGATGTGAAACTGGCTGCCGAGTCGCAGACGTATGCCGATGAGCTCAAAGGAAAGCTGAAAGACAAAGGACTGGAAATCACGGAGCTTGCTTCGCATATCATTGGTCAGCTCGTTGCATCACACCCCGTGTATGATGAAATGTACGACGGCTTTGCCATTCCCGAAGTTCGTAACAATCCGAAAGCCCGTGCGGAGTGGGCGACTCAGCAGCTGAAATACACTGCGGTAGCCAGCAAAAACCTGGGTCTGAAAGCAAGTGCGTCCTTCTCGGGCGCATTGGCCTGGCCTTTCCTGTATCCGTGGCCACAGCGTCCGGCTGGTCTGGTAGAAACTGCTTTTAAGGAACTGGCAGCACGCTGGAAGCCCATTTTGGATGTATATGATGAAAATGGAGTGGATGTGGCTTACGAGCTGCACCCGGGCGAAGACTTGTTTGATGGCGCTACTTTTGAGATGTTCGTAGATTACCTCGACGGACATCCCAGGGCTAATATTAACTACGACCCGAGCCACTTCGTGCTGCAGCAGCTCGACTATCTG harbors:
- a CDS encoding sugar phosphate isomerase/epimerase family protein — protein: MKTIKGPGIFLAQFLGDEAPFNSLDTIADYMAGLGYKGVQLPIWDPRVIDVKLAAESQTYADELKGKLKDKGLEITELASHIIGQLVASHPVYDEMYDGFAIPEVRNNPKARAEWATQQLKYTAVASKNLGLKASASFSGALAWPFLYPWPQRPAGLVETAFKELAARWKPILDVYDENGVDVAYELHPGEDLFDGATFEMFVDYLDGHPRANINYDPSHFVLQQLDYLQFIDLYHDRIKAFHVKDAEFNPTGKQGVYSGFAGWADRAGRFRSLGDGQVDFGSIFSKLSQYDYDSWAVLEWECCIKSPSQGAAEGAPFIASHIIEVTTKAFDDFAGTGADEAFNRKVLGL